Proteins encoded in a region of the Phacochoerus africanus isolate WHEZ1 chromosome 8, ROS_Pafr_v1, whole genome shotgun sequence genome:
- the SFPQ gene encoding splicing factor, proline- and glutamine-rich isoform X2 translates to MSRDRFRSRGGGGGGFHRRGGGGGRGGLHDFRSPPPGMGLNQNRGPMGPGPGQGGPKPPIPPPPPHQQQQQPPPQQPPPQQPPPLQPPPHQPPPHQQPPPPPQDSSKPVVSQGPGPAPGVGNAPPASGSAPPATPPTSGAPTGSGPTPTPPPAVTSAPPGAPPPAPPSGGVPTTPPQAGGPPPPPAGGPGPGPKQGPGPGGPKGGKMPGGPKPGGGPGLSTPGGHAKPPHRGGGEPRGGRQHHPPYHQQHHQGPPPGGPGGRSEEKISDSEGFKANLSLLRRPGEKTYTQRCRLFVGNLPADITEDEFKRLFAKYGEPGEVFINKGKGFGFIKLESRALAEIAKAELDDTPMRGRQLRVRFATHAAALSVRNLSPYVSNELLEEAFSQFGPIERAVVIVDDRGRSTGKGIVEFASKPAARKAFERCSEGVFLLTTTPRPVIVEPLEQLDDEDGLPEKLAQKNPMYQKERETPPRFAQHGTFEYEYSQRWKSLDEMEKQQREQVEKNMKDAKDKLESEMEDAYHEHQANLLRQDLMRRQEELRRMEELHNQEMQKRKEMQLRQEEERRRREEEMMIRQREMEEQMRRQREESYSRMGYMDPRERDMRMGGGGAMNMGDPYGSGGQKFPPLGGGGGIGYEANPGVPPATMSGSMMGSDMVRMIDVG, encoded by the exons ATGTCTCGGGATCGGTTCCGAAGCCggggcggtggcggtggcggcttCCACCGGCGCGGAGGGGGCGGTGGCCGCGGCGGCCTCCACGATTTCCGCTCCCCGCCGCCAGGCATGGGCCTCAATCAGAACCGCGGACCTATGGGGCCCGGCCCGGGCCAGGGTGGTCCCAAGCCCCCGATCCCGCCACCGCCTCCGCACCAGCAACAGCAACAGCCGCCGCCGCAGCAGCCGCCACCACAGCAGCCGCCGCCGCTTCAGCCGCCGCCGCACCAGCCGCCGCCGCAtcagcagccgccgccgcctccaCAGGACTCGTCCAAGCCCGTCGTTTCTCAGGGGCCCGGCCCGGCTCCCGGAGTAGGCAACGCTCCCCCGGCTTCTGGTTCGGCGCCTCCCGCCACCCCCCCGACCTCCGGTGCCCCCACGGGGTCGGGCCCCACCCCGACCCCGCCGCCCGCCGTCACTTCGGCGCCCCCCGGGGCACCTCCCCCTGCGCCGCCGAGCGGCGGTGTCCCCACCACCCCGCCTCAGGCTGGGGGCCCGCCTCCTCCACCCGCAGGGGGCCCAGGCCCCGGACCTAAGCAGGGCCCGGGACCTGGCGGCCCCAAAGGCGGCAAAATGCCAGGCGGGCCGAAGCCCGGCGGCGGCCCGGGCCTAAGCACCCCTGGCGGCCACGCCAAACCGCCGCACCGAGGCGGTGGGGAGCCCCGCGGCGGCCGGCAGCACCACCCGCCGTACCACCAGCAGCACCACCAAGGGCCACCACCGGGCGGGCCCGGCGGCCGCAGCGAGGAAAAGATCTCGGACTCGGAG GGTTTTAAAGCCAACTTGTCTCTCTTGAGGAGGCCTGGAGAGAAAACTTATACCCAACGTTGTCGGTTGTTTGTTGGGAATCTACCTGCTGATATCACAGAGGATGAATTTAAAAGACTATTTGCTAAATATGGAGAACCGGGAGAAGTTTTCATCAACAAAGGGAAAGGATTTGGATTTATTAAGCTT GAATCTAGAGCTTTGGCTGAAATTGCTAAAGCTGAACTTGATGATACACCCATGAGAGGTAGACAGCTTCGGGTTCGATTTGCCACACATGCTGCTGCCCTTTCTGTTCGAAATCTTTCACCTTATGTTTCCAATGAACTGTTGGAAGAAGCCTTTAGCCAGTTTGGTCCTATTGAAAGGGCTGTTGTAATTGTGGATGATCGTGGAAGATCTACCGGGAAAGGCATTGTAGAATTTGCTTCTAAACCAGCAGcaagaaaagcatttgaaagaTGCAGTGAAGGTGTTTTCTTACTGACAAC AACTCCTCGTCCAGTCATTGTGGAGCCACTTGAACAGTTAGATGACGAAGATGGTCTTCCTGAAAAACTTGCGCAGAAGAATCCAATGTATCAAAA GGAGAGAGAAACTCCTCCTCGTTTTGCCCAGCATGGCACATTTGAGTATGAATATTCTCAGCGGTGGAAGTCCTTGgatgaaatggaaaaacagcAACGGGAACAAgttgaaaaaaacatgaaagatgcAAAAGACAAATTGGAAAGTGAAATGGAAGATGCCTATCATGAGCACCAGGCAAATCTTTTGCGTCAAG ATTTGATGAGACGCCAGGAAGAATTAAGGCGCATGGAGGAACTTCACAATCAAGAAATGCAGAAACGTAAAGAAATGCAATTGAG GCAAGAAGAGGAACGACGtaggagggaagaagagatgaTGATCCGTCAACGTGAGATGGAAGAACAGATGAGACGCCAAAGAGAGGAAAGTTACAGTCGGATGGGCTACATGGATCCA agagaaagagacatgaGAATGGGTGGTGGAGGAGCAATGAACATGGGAG ATCCCTATGGTTCAGGAGGCCAGAAATTTCCACCtctaggtggtggtggtggcataggTTATGAAGCTAATCCTGGAGTTCCACCAGCAACTATGAGTGGTTCCATGATGGGAAGCGACATG GTAAGAATGATTGATGTTGGCTGA
- the SFPQ gene encoding splicing factor, proline- and glutamine-rich isoform X1, producing MSRDRFRSRGGGGGGFHRRGGGGGRGGLHDFRSPPPGMGLNQNRGPMGPGPGQGGPKPPIPPPPPHQQQQQPPPQQPPPQQPPPLQPPPHQPPPHQQPPPPPQDSSKPVVSQGPGPAPGVGNAPPASGSAPPATPPTSGAPTGSGPTPTPPPAVTSAPPGAPPPAPPSGGVPTTPPQAGGPPPPPAGGPGPGPKQGPGPGGPKGGKMPGGPKPGGGPGLSTPGGHAKPPHRGGGEPRGGRQHHPPYHQQHHQGPPPGGPGGRSEEKISDSEGFKANLSLLRRPGEKTYTQRCRLFVGNLPADITEDEFKRLFAKYGEPGEVFINKGKGFGFIKLESRALAEIAKAELDDTPMRGRQLRVRFATHAAALSVRNLSPYVSNELLEEAFSQFGPIERAVVIVDDRGRSTGKGIVEFASKPAARKAFERCSEGVFLLTTTPRPVIVEPLEQLDDEDGLPEKLAQKNPMYQKERETPPRFAQHGTFEYEYSQRWKSLDEMEKQQREQVEKNMKDAKDKLESEMEDAYHEHQANLLRQDLMRRQEELRRMEELHNQEMQKRKEMQLRQEEERRRREEEMMIRQREMEEQMRRQREESYSRMGYMDPRERDMRMGGGGAMNMGDPYGSGGQKFPPLGGGGGIGYEANPGVPPATMSGSMMGSDMRTERFGQGGAGPVGGQGPRGMGPGTPAGYGRGREEYEGPNKKPRF from the exons ATGTCTCGGGATCGGTTCCGAAGCCggggcggtggcggtggcggcttCCACCGGCGCGGAGGGGGCGGTGGCCGCGGCGGCCTCCACGATTTCCGCTCCCCGCCGCCAGGCATGGGCCTCAATCAGAACCGCGGACCTATGGGGCCCGGCCCGGGCCAGGGTGGTCCCAAGCCCCCGATCCCGCCACCGCCTCCGCACCAGCAACAGCAACAGCCGCCGCCGCAGCAGCCGCCACCACAGCAGCCGCCGCCGCTTCAGCCGCCGCCGCACCAGCCGCCGCCGCAtcagcagccgccgccgcctccaCAGGACTCGTCCAAGCCCGTCGTTTCTCAGGGGCCCGGCCCGGCTCCCGGAGTAGGCAACGCTCCCCCGGCTTCTGGTTCGGCGCCTCCCGCCACCCCCCCGACCTCCGGTGCCCCCACGGGGTCGGGCCCCACCCCGACCCCGCCGCCCGCCGTCACTTCGGCGCCCCCCGGGGCACCTCCCCCTGCGCCGCCGAGCGGCGGTGTCCCCACCACCCCGCCTCAGGCTGGGGGCCCGCCTCCTCCACCCGCAGGGGGCCCAGGCCCCGGACCTAAGCAGGGCCCGGGACCTGGCGGCCCCAAAGGCGGCAAAATGCCAGGCGGGCCGAAGCCCGGCGGCGGCCCGGGCCTAAGCACCCCTGGCGGCCACGCCAAACCGCCGCACCGAGGCGGTGGGGAGCCCCGCGGCGGCCGGCAGCACCACCCGCCGTACCACCAGCAGCACCACCAAGGGCCACCACCGGGCGGGCCCGGCGGCCGCAGCGAGGAAAAGATCTCGGACTCGGAG GGTTTTAAAGCCAACTTGTCTCTCTTGAGGAGGCCTGGAGAGAAAACTTATACCCAACGTTGTCGGTTGTTTGTTGGGAATCTACCTGCTGATATCACAGAGGATGAATTTAAAAGACTATTTGCTAAATATGGAGAACCGGGAGAAGTTTTCATCAACAAAGGGAAAGGATTTGGATTTATTAAGCTT GAATCTAGAGCTTTGGCTGAAATTGCTAAAGCTGAACTTGATGATACACCCATGAGAGGTAGACAGCTTCGGGTTCGATTTGCCACACATGCTGCTGCCCTTTCTGTTCGAAATCTTTCACCTTATGTTTCCAATGAACTGTTGGAAGAAGCCTTTAGCCAGTTTGGTCCTATTGAAAGGGCTGTTGTAATTGTGGATGATCGTGGAAGATCTACCGGGAAAGGCATTGTAGAATTTGCTTCTAAACCAGCAGcaagaaaagcatttgaaagaTGCAGTGAAGGTGTTTTCTTACTGACAAC AACTCCTCGTCCAGTCATTGTGGAGCCACTTGAACAGTTAGATGACGAAGATGGTCTTCCTGAAAAACTTGCGCAGAAGAATCCAATGTATCAAAA GGAGAGAGAAACTCCTCCTCGTTTTGCCCAGCATGGCACATTTGAGTATGAATATTCTCAGCGGTGGAAGTCCTTGgatgaaatggaaaaacagcAACGGGAACAAgttgaaaaaaacatgaaagatgcAAAAGACAAATTGGAAAGTGAAATGGAAGATGCCTATCATGAGCACCAGGCAAATCTTTTGCGTCAAG ATTTGATGAGACGCCAGGAAGAATTAAGGCGCATGGAGGAACTTCACAATCAAGAAATGCAGAAACGTAAAGAAATGCAATTGAG GCAAGAAGAGGAACGACGtaggagggaagaagagatgaTGATCCGTCAACGTGAGATGGAAGAACAGATGAGACGCCAAAGAGAGGAAAGTTACAGTCGGATGGGCTACATGGATCCA agagaaagagacatgaGAATGGGTGGTGGAGGAGCAATGAACATGGGAG ATCCCTATGGTTCAGGAGGCCAGAAATTTCCACCtctaggtggtggtggtggcataggTTATGAAGCTAATCCTGGAGTTCCACCAGCAACTATGAGTGGTTCCATGATGGGAAGCGACATG CGTACTGAGCGCTTTGGGCAGGGAGGTGCGGGACCTGTGGGTGGACAGGGTCCTAGAGGAATGGGGCCTGGAACTCCGGCAGGATATGGTAGAGGGAGAGAAGAGTATGAAGgcccaaacaaaaaaccccgaTTTTAG